A single genomic interval of Dromiciops gliroides isolate mDroGli1 chromosome 1, mDroGli1.pri, whole genome shotgun sequence harbors:
- the LOC122737177 gene encoding uncharacterized protein LOC122737177, whose translation MWGAEPLGSRSPFLERRGKDREPQVTQWEQQIPSVAVPTPTGEGPQLGLQPLAAAQAGLYRHPGVADPVLPQHLSEHLAHTWGRGGVGWRPRPRSHLGGAHPGQLPPPAHALLRSNPTRDPYLGARARAGGRPQSGPYLGHLHPALGQRLAEAHLAQEEATGPDQGSLRAQVGVHGPPFAQVGVKAGGDTVPVGSETLGLGRGVRGRAIDQEGDPGQRPRQEGLHYALVAPRAVAEVIPGDDELHAGPVHGRRAGGTGLATAEPTAKVGREDNEGLSLGGSAARDGNGCLVSGEERGQRRKLSPERGGGLPRTSVSCPAVVLRLRRSRLMQSTWVSADAPARVLTTTFFLRATDSLRFNRETVIRKLPWLLSAPGSHTKVCLASKAFSTLGSLLEAPGTRHRLPTPGIFPWLIPHAWNVPSSSPPPSKSQLKPCLLQKTCSDPACQGLPSLDYFLFIIRANLLGQISLLSVSPVRL comes from the exons ATGTGGGGGGCAGAGCCGCTGGGCTCCAGAAGCCCCTTCCTGGAGCGCAGAG GGAAGGACAGGGAGCCCCAGGTCACTCAGTGGGAGCAGCAGATCCCATCAGTGGCCGTCCCAACCCCGACT GGCGAAGGTCCGCAGCTGGGGCTCCAGCCACTCGCAGCTGCGCAGGCCGGGCTCTACCGGCACCCGGGTGTAGCGGACCCCGTGCTCCCGCAGCACCTCAGCGAACACCTGGCGCACACCTGGGGACGGGGCGGGGTCGGCTGGAGGCCACGCCCCCGCTCTCACCTGGGAGGGGCCCACCCAGGGCAACTCCCACCCCCGGCCCACGCGCTTCTGCGGAGTAACCCCACCCGGGACCCCTACCTGGGAGCACGTGCACGTGCTGGTGGCCGTCCAC AGTCCGGACCTTACCTGGGGCATCTCCACCCGGCCCTCGGCCAGCGCCTTGCGGAAGCCCATCTTGCCCAAGAAGAAGCCACCGGGCCCGATCAGGGAAGCCTCCGAGCCCAGGTTGGGGTTCACGGGCCGCCCTTCGCTCAAGTTGGCGTGAAGGCCGGCGGGGATACGGTGCCTGTGGGGAGCGAAACGCTCGGG CTGGGCCGCGGTGTCCGCGGACGCGCCATTGACCAGGAGGGAGACCCCGGTCAGCGCCCCCGCCAGGAAGGCCTCCACTATGCCCTGGTCGCGCCTCGGGCAGTAGCCGAAGTCATCCCCGGTGACGACGAGCTGCACGCGGGGCCGGTTCATGGCAGGCGGGCCGGAGGGACTGGGCTGGCCACGGCCGAGCCCACGgccaaggtggggagggaggacaaCGAAGGTCTGAGCCTGGGTGGCAGCGCCGCCCGAGACGGAAACGGTTGCCTGGTCTCCGGAGAAGAAAGAGGCCAG aggaggaaactgagcccggAGAGGGGAGGAGGCCTGCCCCGGACCTCGGTCTCCTGCCCCGCTGTCGTCCTCAGACTCCGCAGATCTCGCCTTATGCAGTCCACGTGGGTCAGCGCTGACGCTCCAGCCAGGGTCTTGACCACGACATTCTTCCTGCGTGCAACAGATTCACTGAGGTTCAATAGAGAAACGGTCATTCGTAAACTCCCGTGGCTCCTCTCCGCGCCAGGCTCACATACAAAAGTCTGTTTGGCGTCTAAAGCCTTCAGCACCCTGGGCTCCCTCTTGGAAGCTCCTGGAACAAGACACCGTCTCCCGACCCCTGGCATTTTCCCCTGGCTCATCCCCCACGCCTGGAACGTCCCCTCCTCATCTCCGCCTCCTtccaagtcccaactaaaaccctgCCTTCTACAGAAAACCTGTTCCGACCCTGCGTGCCAgggccttccctctcttgattatttcctctTCATCATACGAGCAAATTTGTTAGGACAGATTTCTTTGCTTAGCGTCTCCcccgttagactgtga
- the YDJC gene encoding carbohydrate deacetylase isoform X2, which produces MNRPRVQLVVTGDDFGYCPRRDQGIVEAFLAGALTGVSLLVNGASADTAAQLARRHRIPAGLHANLSEGRPVNPNLGSEASLIGPGGFFLGKMGFRKALAEGRVEMPQVREELLAQFSRFQDLLGHAPAHVDGHQHVHVLPGVRQVFAEVLREHGVRYTRVPVEPGLRSCEWLEPQLRTFALAVEEDARAAKEAFQELGLRDGLNEGSSRFPPGVVPSPEGAGCRPSHLQGMGRRGPKSENGRHLCAPGRGFWSPAALPPTSPQYLAQSCLCFWTCLLPRPKVA; this is translated from the exons ATGAACCGGCCCCGCGTGCAGCTCGTCGTCACCGGGGATGACTTCGGCTACTGCCCGAGGCGCGACCAGGGCATAGTGGAGGCCTTCCTGGCGGGGGCGCTGACCGGGGTCTCCCTCCTGGTCAATGGCGCGTCCGCGGACACCGCGGCCCAGCTGGCccgcag GCACCGTATCCCCGCCGGCCTTCACGCCAACTTGAGCGAAGGGCGGCCCGTGAACCCCAACCTGGGCTCGGAGGCTTCCCTGATCGGGCCCGGTGGCTTCTTCTTGGGCAAGATGGGCTTCCGCAAGGCGCTGGCCGAGGGCCGGGTGGAGATGCCCCAG GTGCGGGAGGAGCTACTGGCGCAGTTCAGCCGCTTCCAGGACCTGCTGGGCCATGCGCCCGCCCACGTGGACGGCCACCAGCACGTGCACGTGCTCCCAG GTGTGCGCCAGGTGTTCGCTGAGGTGCTGCGGGAGCACGGGGTCCGCTACACCCGGGTGCCGGTAGAGCCCGGCCTGCGCAGCTGCGAGTGGCTGGAGCCCCAGCTGCGGACCTTCGCCCTGGCGGTGGAGGAGGATGCCCGGGCCGCGAAGGAGGCGTTCCAAGAGCTAGGCCTCAG AGATGGACTGAATGAAGGGTCTTCAAGGTTCCCTCCAGGTGTGGTCCCTTCCCCGGAGGGGGCAGGATGCAGGCCGAGCCATCTCCAAGGGATGGGCAGACGGGGACCAAAAAGTGAAAATGGCCGGCACCTCTGCGCTCCAGGAAGGGGCTTCTGGAGCCCAGCGGCTCTGCCCCCCACATCACCTCAGTACCTAGCTCAAAGCTGCCTTTGTTTTTGGACCTGTCTCCTCCCAAGGCCAAAGGTGGCCTAG
- the YDJC gene encoding carbohydrate deacetylase isoform X1: MNRPRVQLVVTGDDFGYCPRRDQGIVEAFLAGALTGVSLLVNGASADTAAQLARRHRIPAGLHANLSEGRPVNPNLGSEASLIGPGGFFLGKMGFRKALAEGRVEMPQVREELLAQFSRFQDLLGHAPAHVDGHQHVHVLPGVRQVFAEVLREHGVRYTRVPVEPGLRSCEWLEPQLRTFALAVEEDARAAKEAFQELGLRWPDAYIGLSTMGKDMSVSRIEAAIDQAVESVLGPEDILQGSRAITLELMTHPGYPSVSPTSGCGEGPDAFSQSWERLHELQTLLDPALHNSYQQRSIKLCAFEDL, encoded by the exons ATGAACCGGCCCCGCGTGCAGCTCGTCGTCACCGGGGATGACTTCGGCTACTGCCCGAGGCGCGACCAGGGCATAGTGGAGGCCTTCCTGGCGGGGGCGCTGACCGGGGTCTCCCTCCTGGTCAATGGCGCGTCCGCGGACACCGCGGCCCAGCTGGCccgcag GCACCGTATCCCCGCCGGCCTTCACGCCAACTTGAGCGAAGGGCGGCCCGTGAACCCCAACCTGGGCTCGGAGGCTTCCCTGATCGGGCCCGGTGGCTTCTTCTTGGGCAAGATGGGCTTCCGCAAGGCGCTGGCCGAGGGCCGGGTGGAGATGCCCCAG GTGCGGGAGGAGCTACTGGCGCAGTTCAGCCGCTTCCAGGACCTGCTGGGCCATGCGCCCGCCCACGTGGACGGCCACCAGCACGTGCACGTGCTCCCAG GTGTGCGCCAGGTGTTCGCTGAGGTGCTGCGGGAGCACGGGGTCCGCTACACCCGGGTGCCGGTAGAGCCCGGCCTGCGCAGCTGCGAGTGGCTGGAGCCCCAGCTGCGGACCTTCGCCCTGGCGGTGGAGGAGGATGCCCGGGCCGCGAAGGAGGCGTTCCAAGAGCTAGGCCTCAG GTGGCCTGATGCATACATTGGCTTGAGCACTATGGGCAAAGACATGTCTGTGAGCAGAATCGAGGCTGCCATTGACCAGGCCGTGGAGAGCGTCCTGGGCCCAGAGGATATCCTGCAGGGAAGCCGAGCCATCACCCTGGAGCTCATGACCCACCCTGGGTACCCCAGTGTCTCACCCACCAGTGGCTGTGGGGAAGGGCCCGATGCCTTTTCCCAGTCCTGGGAGCGGCTGCATGAGTTGCAAACTCTGCTGGACCCTGCACTCCACAATTCCTACCAGCAGAGGAGCATCAAACTGTGTGCCTTTGAGGACTTATGA
- the YDJC gene encoding carbohydrate deacetylase isoform X3 has translation MNRPRVQLVVTGDDFGYCPRRDQGIVEAFLAGALTGVSLLVNGASADTAAQLARRHRIPAGLHANLSEGRPVNPNLGSEASLIGPGGFFLGKMGFRKALAEGRVEMPQVREELLAQFSRFQDLLGHAPAHVDGHQHVHVLPGVRQVFAEVLREHGVRYTRVPVEPGLRSCEWLEPQLRTFALAVEEDARAAKEAFQELGLSLEMD, from the exons ATGAACCGGCCCCGCGTGCAGCTCGTCGTCACCGGGGATGACTTCGGCTACTGCCCGAGGCGCGACCAGGGCATAGTGGAGGCCTTCCTGGCGGGGGCGCTGACCGGGGTCTCCCTCCTGGTCAATGGCGCGTCCGCGGACACCGCGGCCCAGCTGGCccgcag GCACCGTATCCCCGCCGGCCTTCACGCCAACTTGAGCGAAGGGCGGCCCGTGAACCCCAACCTGGGCTCGGAGGCTTCCCTGATCGGGCCCGGTGGCTTCTTCTTGGGCAAGATGGGCTTCCGCAAGGCGCTGGCCGAGGGCCGGGTGGAGATGCCCCAG GTGCGGGAGGAGCTACTGGCGCAGTTCAGCCGCTTCCAGGACCTGCTGGGCCATGCGCCCGCCCACGTGGACGGCCACCAGCACGTGCACGTGCTCCCAG GTGTGCGCCAGGTGTTCGCTGAGGTGCTGCGGGAGCACGGGGTCCGCTACACCCGGGTGCCGGTAGAGCCCGGCCTGCGCAGCTGCGAGTGGCTGGAGCCCCAGCTGCGGACCTTCGCCCTGGCGGTGGAGGAGGATGCCCGGGCCGCGAAGGAGGCGTTCCAAGAGCTAGGCCTCAG TTTAGAGATGGACTGA